One region of Desulfovibrio sp. JC022 genomic DNA includes:
- a CDS encoding YraN family protein, which yields MSARHLDFGQAGEDYAVRFLENRGYSVRQRNWRWKQWELDIICEKGDELIFVEVKTRRGRNTRSGIEAVTPAKQKKLIKAATRYLSAFGYWERPCRFDLIIVTDDGTGFRAEHIENAFDLNSMGGGNTAWQPW from the coding sequence GTGTCTGCCCGGCATTTAGATTTCGGTCAGGCGGGCGAGGATTACGCGGTTCGTTTTCTGGAAAATCGCGGTTACTCAGTGCGGCAGCGCAATTGGCGCTGGAAGCAGTGGGAGCTGGATATTATCTGTGAAAAGGGCGATGAACTTATTTTTGTGGAAGTGAAGACCAGAAGGGGTCGCAATACCCGGTCCGGCATAGAAGCGGTGACCCCGGCCAAACAGAAGAAACTGATCAAGGCTGCGACCCGCTACCTTTCAGCATTTGGTTATTGGGAGCGGCCCTGCCGATTTGATTTAATTATTGTAACCGACGACGGAACCGGATTCCGGGCGGAGCACATAGAAAATGCATTCGACCTCAACTCTATGGGTGGTGGCAACACCGCTTGGCAACCTTGGTGA
- a CDS encoding ribonuclease HII, producing MSENMLPGMETQSLITAGIDEAGRGCLAGPVVAGAVILPEEYDLPGLTDSKKLDEAARDRLAVEIKKQAVCWALGMSRAQVVDQINILQATFRAMGRSVLHLKVKPQMLLVDGNKTIPAPHLNGVAGFRQEAVVKGDLKIPAISAASILAKTFRDKLMVQLAKRYADYGFEIHKGYGTKVHLDALKEHGPCAVHRMTFKGVLPEKKKPKQERMCLPGI from the coding sequence ATGTCTGAAAATATGTTGCCGGGGATGGAAACACAGAGCCTCATTACTGCTGGTATCGACGAAGCCGGGCGCGGTTGCTTGGCTGGTCCTGTCGTAGCCGGTGCGGTGATTCTGCCCGAAGAATATGATCTGCCGGGGCTGACTGATTCCAAGAAATTGGATGAAGCTGCGCGGGATCGGCTTGCTGTTGAAATTAAGAAGCAGGCCGTCTGCTGGGCACTCGGTATGAGCCGTGCGCAGGTTGTGGATCAGATAAATATTTTGCAGGCCACCTTTCGGGCTATGGGCCGTTCTGTTCTTCATCTCAAGGTCAAGCCTCAAATGCTGCTGGTCGACGGCAACAAGACCATCCCTGCGCCGCATTTGAATGGTGTAGCAGGGTTCAGGCAGGAAGCGGTGGTCAAGGGTGACTTGAAAATTCCGGCAATCTCGGCTGCTTCCATTCTGGCCAAGACTTTTCGGGATAAGCTCATGGTGCAGCTGGCCAAGCGTTATGCTGATTATGGATTTGAAATTCATAAGGGGTACGGCACCAAAGTTCATCTGGATGCTTTGAAAGAGCACGGCCCTTGCGCGGTGCACCGTATGACTTTTAAAGGCGTGCTGCCTGAAAAGAAGAAGCCCAAGCAGGAGCGTATGTGTCTGCCCGGCATTTAG